The following proteins come from a genomic window of Sorex araneus isolate mSorAra2 chromosome 1, mSorAra2.pri, whole genome shotgun sequence:
- the HILPDA gene encoding hypoxia-inducible lipid droplet-associated protein codes for MKNLFSLYLLGVVLTILSLFIRMMESLGGLLESPSPGSPWTTRGQLASAEPAKGLPDHPSRGVQ; via the coding sequence ATGAAGAACTTGTTCAGCCTCTATCTCCTGGGAGTGGTGCTCACCATCCTCTCCCTCTTCATTAGAATGATGGAGTCACTAGGGGGCTTACTGGAGAGTCCATCCCCAGGGAGCCCCTGGACCACCAGAGGGCAGCTAGCCAGCGCAGAGCCGGCCAAGGGCCTTCCAGACCACCCATCCAGAGGGGTGCAGTAA